In Torulaspora delbrueckii CBS 1146 chromosome 1, complete genome, one genomic interval encodes:
- the ATP25 gene encoding Atp25p (similar to Saccharomyces cerevisiae YMR098C; ancestral locus Anc_2.461) has translation MLRLISRCVLRRRIVSTTCLRQYSKKEGVTPWYLTMVDREPKQSIFQAQQVVLPQESPQSLATITDQLKERLGLSDIIVFDLRGSDFTTAVAKVSDFMIIGTAKSAKHCQSCFVELNGFLKQEYNSVAYVEGNVNAREEKKRLRRIARKSNLGKSWGANSSPYAQGFQNNSEAWFMIDCHVDNIFVNILTEDRRKELNLEELYAPENERHKYQHPKDAAETEQNVEEGDDVLAGLRRLAYQRRQYSTISPTLESSKKLADLLSNEDFNATQAIAQSKNDHSLHLLQTVVDSFANQTVPVADPKKIEQWKAVFDSFWPLVLPQATASLYWSSRLRFLKMLNIANKTAYPVRRIITDYLLLKRSTGFPLVQDDFLQFLQLVIINLSVNPKANYWDLVESNSDIEKALKLFDDLNDETLLKDELVVTMLLRTMVLNDEKRTHLHALYEVVDYLMKTRDLTPTMMASILEILGGIKDWNKFFQFWELGARDLLPGQDYRPWAEFIKIIVNSNDTALMNKIVNEGHLLWLKRNEVEMTRSIGSQLDKLFEKLDPQGIAFKTLKDYLCS, from the coding sequence ATGTTACGACTGATTTCAAGGTGTGTACTACGTCGACGTATTGTGAGTACGACATGTTTGAGACAGTACTCGAAGAAGGAGGGCGTAACGCCATGGTATTTGACTATGGTCGATAGAGAACCCAAGCAATCGATCTTCCAGGCACAGCAGGTCGTTTTGCCACAGGAAAGCCCACAATCACTAGCAACAATCACAGATCAATTAAAGGAGCGTCTTGGATTATCAGATATAATTGTTTTTGACCTTCGTGGTTCGGATTTTACTACTGCTGTGGCCAAAGTAAGCGATTTTATGATCATAGGTACCGCAAAATCTGCTAAACACTGTCAAAGTTGTTTTGTAGAGTTGAATGGATTCCTCAAGCAAGAGTATAACTCTGTGGCTTATGTAGAAGGGAATGTCAATGCCAGagaggagaagaaaaggTTGAGAAGAATCGCTAGAAAGTCAAACTTGGGGAAATCATGGGGGGCTAACTCTTCGCCCTATGCACAAGGTTTCCAAAATAATTCGGAAGCTTGGTTCATGATTGATTGTCATGTTGATAACATATTCGTTAATATTCTAACAGAGGATAGAAGAAAGGAACTCAACCTTGAAGAGTTGTATGCTccagagaatgaaagacATAAGTACCAGCACCCCAAGGATGCTGCAGAGACAGAACAAaatgttgaagaaggtgatgatgtTCTCGCAGGTTTGAGAAGATTGGCCTACCAAAGAAGACAGTACTCTACGATTAGCCCGACACTCGAATCTAGCAAGAAACTTGCTGATTTGCTCAGCAACGAGGATTTCAACGCTACACAAGCCATAGCTCAATCGAAAAATGACCACTCGCTACATCTTCTACAAACTGTAGTAGATTCGTTCGCTAACCAGACAGTGCCAGTTGCCgatccaaagaaaattgaGCAGTGGAAGGCTGTTTTCGATTCTTTTTGGCCTCTTGTTCTCCCACAAGCCACAGCTTCGTTATATTGGTCTTCGAGACTaagatttttgaagatgctgAATATCGCTAACAAGACCGCCTACCCAGTGCGTAGAATCATCACAGATTACTTACTGCTTAAGAGGTCAACGGGTTTCCCACTAGTTCAGGATGATTTCCTACAGTTCTTACAGCTAGTGATAATAAACTTGAGTGTGAATCCCAAGGCAAACTATTGGGATTTAGTAGAGTCCAATAGCGATATTGAAAAAGCACTAAAACtgtttgatgatttgaacgATGAGAcgctgttgaaagatgaattAGTGGTAACGATGTTGCTTAGGACAATGGTTTtaaatgatgaaaaaagAACACATTTGCATGCGCTGTATGAAGTGGTAGACTACCTCATGAAGACTCGTGACCTGACTCCGACGATGATGGCAAGCATCCTAGAAATTCTTGGTGGTATCAAAGACTGGAACAagttctttcaattttggGAACTGGGCGCCAGGGATTTGTTACCGGGACAGGATTATAGACCATGGGCCGAATTCATCAAGATAATCGTCAACTCAAACGATACTGctttgatgaacaaaatCGTTAACGAGGGGCATTTACTATGGCTGAAACGCAACGAAGTGGAAATGACAAGAAGTATAGGGTCACAACTTGACAAgttatttgaaaagttaGACCCACAAGGCATTGcattcaaaactttgaaagactATCTATGCAGTTAA
- the TDEL0A02320 gene encoding glucose-6-phosphate 1-epimerase (similar to Saccharomyces cerevisiae YMR099C; ancestral locus Anc_2.456) codes for MSVTTDGSKVVLTHPDDKTSCVTILNYGATVTSWKLKGQEQLWLSEAAKLDGSKPVRGGIPLVFPIFGKSKTDDALGKLPQHGLARNSTWEFLGQTKSNPPTVQFALSPEIANQELTKLWPSDFSLVLTIELGLDFLKTAIEVNNPSKTEELKFNWLFHTYLKIEDIEDTFVSNLVGMKLYDQLLQETYVDKHPVVTFHEEKDLVYKNIADERVIQVVRRGEPVHTLKRHNLPDAVVWNPWINKSKSMADFEPKTGYEKMLCVEPGHVHDLITLAPGESWDAYQLLYRDELKYQAIE; via the coding sequence ATGTCAGTTACAACAGATGGAAGCAAGGTGGTATTAACCCACCCAGACGACAAGACCAGCTGTGTGACTATTTTGAACTATGGTGCAACTGTGACTAGCTGGAAATTAAAGGGACAAGAACAGCTATGGTTATCAGAGGCAGCAAAATTGGATGGTTCCAAGCCTGTTAGAGGTGGTATCCCGCTTGTCTTCCCGATCTTTGGTAAGAGTAAGACAGATGATGCATTGGGTAAATTACCTCAACATGGTCTGGCTAGAAACTCTACCTGGGAATTTTTGGGCCAGACAAAGAGCAACCCACCTACTGTGCAATTTGCATTGAGCCCTGAAATTGCTAATCAAGAGTTAACCAAACTATGGCCATCCGATTTCTCTCTAGTTTTGACCATCGAGTTAGGTCTTGATTTCTTAAAGACAGCTATCGAGGTGAACAACCCATCCAAGaccgaagaattgaaattcaaCTGGCTGTTTCACActtatttgaagatcgaGGATATCGAGGATACTTTTGTCTCCAATTTAGTTGGTATGAAGCTATATGATCAATTGCTACAAGAGACGTATGTCGATAAACACCCTGTTGTCACGTTCCATGAAGAGAAGGATCTCGTTTACAAAAACATCGCCGATGAGCGTGTGATCCAAGTGGTTCGTAGAGGTGAACCTGTTCACACTCTCAAGCGACACAACTTGCCAGATGCCGTCGTCTGGAACCCATGGATTAACAAATCCAAATCGATGGcagattttgaaccaaAAACCGGCTACGAGAAAATGCTTTGTGTGGAACCAGGCCATGTTCATGATCTTATCACTCTGGCCCCAGGCGAATCATGGGATGCTTACCAATTACTGTACAgagatgagttgaaataTCAAGCGATCGAATAA
- the APN1 gene encoding DNA-(apurinic or apyrimidinic site) lyase APN1 (similar to Saccharomyces cerevisiae APN1 (YKL114C); ancestral locus Anc_2.458) produces MSQFVRSTTSKYKFGAHISGAGGISNSVSNAFGIGCNSFAMFLKSPRKWVSPQYTDEEIQKFKDNCKQYNYNPLTDVLPHGQYFINLANPDIEKAEKAYASLIDDLNRCEQLGVGLYNLHPGSSLKADHQVQLKQLANYLNKALKETKFVKIVLENMAGTGSLVGSDLQDLHEVIELIEDKSRIGVCIDTCHTYAAGYDISTKESFEKFWKMFDEIVGFKYLSAIHLNDSKAPLGANRDLHELLGEGFLGLEVFRLIAHSDHLVNIPIILETPQPKEEGYGEEIKLLEWLEDKSEDDKEVIEKNDKLQAKGAKSRKEHEEKFATKQKKATAKKRKAEVKPEDDITHKVRRTRRKEE; encoded by the coding sequence ATGTCCCAATTTGTGAGGTCTACTACTTCCAAGTACAAATTTGGAGCTCATATATCAGGTGCCGGTGGTATCTCAAATAGTGTGTCTAATGCATTTGGTATAGGTTGCAACTCCTTCGCCATGTTCCTGAAATCTCCAAGGAAATGGGTTTCACCACAATACACTGACgaagagattcaaaagttcaagGATAACTGCAAGCAGTACAACTACAATCCATTGACCGATGTGCTGCCTCATGGGcaatatttcatcaatttggCCAACCCTGATATTGAAAAGGCTGAAAAGGCTTATGCTTCACTGATAGACGACCTTAATAGATGTGAACAGCTTGGCGTAGGGCTATACAACTTACATCCCGGCTCCAGCTTGAAAGCTGATCATCAAGTTCAACTAAAACAACTGGCAAACTATTTGAATAAAGCACTGAAGGAGACTAAGTTCGTCAAGATCGTTCTGGAAAACATGGCCGGGACCGGCAGCCTTGTTGGTAGCGATCTGCAAGATCTACATGAGGTGATAGAGCTGATTGAAGACAAGTCAAGAATCGGTGTATGCATAGATACGTGCCATACCTATGCCGCTGGCTACGATATAAGCACTAAGGAGTCCTTCgaaaagttttggaaaatgtttgatgaaatcgtTGGATTCAAGTACCTAAGTGCCATTCATTTGAATGATTCAAAGGCACCCCTGGGTGCCAACAGAGATTTACACGAGTTGCTTGGCGAAGGATTTCTAGGTCTCGAGGTGTTTCGACTAATTGCACACTCTGACCACCTGGTAAATATCCCAATAATTCTTGAAACACCACAGCCAAAGGAAGAGGGCTACGGTGAGGAAATCAAATTACTGGAGTGGCTCGAGGACAAGAGCGAAGATGACAAAGAGgtcattgaaaagaatgacAAACTACAAGCAAAAGGTGCCAAATCGAGAAAGGAGCACGAGGAAAAGTTTGCCACAAAACAAAAGAAGGCAACTGCGAAGAAGCGGAAGGCAGAGGTCAAGCCAGAAGATGATATAACCCACAAAGTTAGGCGAACTAggagaaaagaagaatag
- the KTI12 gene encoding Kti12p (similar to Saccharomyces cerevisiae KTI12 (YKL110C); ancestral locus Anc_2.462), translating into MPLILLSGYPSSGKTTVAKELVSLLNDKLQKDEVLAKKNYSVKYHSDQTLGIEHSNYITSKDERKLRSEIISAVKRDLSRNNIVIVDSLNYIKGFRYQLHCEVKNVSTTFCLIYTMCPLDTIRSWNQSEGHEPWDDELLTQLVQRYEEPNPKNRWDSPLFELLTTQDSIKDCFENICAAIFHTDVKNNRDPLAKALQRPNSATILKPASQSNFIQILDSETTMVVKKIMDHIKIQQSIGGSSSSARIIVSENTDINDDNCCFIDLPSSGVTLPHLQRLKRQFVNLNKLRDMEKSRIVPLFTDYLNKNLND; encoded by the coding sequence ATGCCATTAATTCTGCTTTCAGGTTACCCCTCCAGTGGTAAGACAACTGTTGCTAAAGAATTGGTCTCATTGTTGAACGATAAGttgcaaaaagatgaagttctggccaagaagaactaCTCGGTGAAATACCATTCTGATCAAACATTAGGTATCGAGCATTCAAACTACATTACTTCGAAAGATGAAAGGAAACTGCGTTCAGAGATAATTTCTGCAGTCAAGAGAGATTTGTCACGCAATAATATTGTTATTGTCGATTCGCTCAACTATATCAAAGGTTTCCGTTACCAACTGCACTgtgaagtgaaaaatgTATCCACAACTTTCTGCCTTATCTATACAATGTGTCCACTTGATACTATTCGCAGTTGGAACCAATCCGAGGGCCACGAGCCCTGGGATGATGAGTTGCTAACCCAGCTGGTGCAGAGATACGAAGAACCTAACCCAAAGAATCGTTGGGACTCGCCACTATTTGAACTGCTCACTACACAAGACTCTATTAAGGACTGTTTCGAAAACATATGCGCTGCTATATTCCACACAGATGTAAAGAACAACAGAGATCCTCTGGCCAAGGCTCTACAAAGGCCTAATAGCGCGACGATATTGAAGCCTGCATCTCAGTCAAACTTTATTCAGATTTTGGACTCTGAGACTACCATGGTGGTAAAGAAAATCATGGACCACATTAAAATTCAACAATCGATTGGTGGGTCTTCCTCCTCAGCTAGAATTATCGTTTCTGAGAACACAGACATCAACGATGACAATTGTTGCTTCATCGATCTTCCCTCCTCTGGTGTCACTTTGCCGCATTTACAAAGGTTGAAGAGacaatttgtcaatttgaacaagttaAGAGATATGGAGAAATCTAGAATTGTACCACTATTTACAGAttatttgaacaaaaacCTGAATGATTAA
- the ABF1 gene encoding DNA-binding protein ABF1 (similar to Saccharomyces cerevisiae ABF1 (YKL112W); ancestral locus Anc_2.460), with amino-acid sequence MTSLYEYKHPVINKQLASGADDQSGRKFPTLSAWYNVVNDYEFQARCPIILKNSHRNKHFTFACHLKNCPFKVLLSYCGNQRGIDGEESQIHQDLNHSLVNLDKPKLEEGKEDDDVSAAIAAAVAAVQDVRHGEEYLGASTGTARSSNDSVRGPFVVTKIEPYHNHPLESNLTLSMFVLTKVPRILQHDLNFDQILESLCNEDDNTVSKFRVSQYVEESGLLDILKERYGLTDAEIDKKLLSQISRRVTTYKARFVLKKKKNGDYGTPVNRGDSGSAQSYTRHTRNAAIDSNSRHLALEDPNLNPELNDSEVQAAQAAAQAAIGEAVALKRSVQQMVDDEDDEGSRKRQMMKLSMGNNMVNDDGSLVALDDTPDDKLPRDVAEQLRLLSSHFKDVEAHNLNNHNGDADEEGKIVVKDDIPDENIQPELRGQ; translated from the coding sequence ATGACAAGTTTATATGAGTATAAGCACCCAGTGATCAACAAGCAACTAGCGTCAGGTGCCGACGACCAAAGCGGCCGTAAATTCCCAACGTTGAGTGCGTGGTATAATGTGGTCAACGATTATGAATTTCAAGCGAGATGTCccatcatcttgaagaatagTCATCGAAATAAGCACTTTACATTTGCTTgtcatttgaaaaattgtcCTTTTAAAGTTTTACTCAGTTACTGTGGGAATCAACGCGGAATTGATGGTGAGGAATCGCAGATTCATCAGGATTTGAATCATTCGCTTGTGAATTTAGATAAACCgaaacttgaagaagggaaggaagatgacgacgTCAGCGCAGCTATCGCTGCTGCTGTCGCCGCAGTTCAGGATGTCCGCCATGGCGAAGAGTACCTGGGGGCTTCTACAGGGACTGCCCGCTCCTCCAACGACTCTGTGAGGGGGCCCTTCGTAGTTACGAAGATCGAACCGTATCACAACCATCCGTTGGAATCGAATTTGACTTTAAGCATGTTTGTTCTGACTAAAGTGCCTAGGATTTTACAACACGATTTGAATTTCGATCAGATTTTGGAAAGTTTATGcaatgaggatgataatACGGTGAGTAAATTTAGAGTCTCGCAGTATGTCGAGGAGTCGGGGCTGCTTGATATTCTAAAGGAAAGATATGGTCTTACAGATGCAGAGATTGATAAGAAACTTTTATCGCAAATCTCGAGGCGTGTGACTACTTACAAGGCCCGGTTTGTGcttaagaagaagaaaaatggcGATTATGGGACGCCGGTTAATAGGGGTGATAGTGGCTCTGCTCAATCTTATACTCGCCACACGAGAAACGCTGCGATTGATTCAAATAGTCGTCATTTGGCATTAGAAGATCCGAATCTGAACCCTGAATTGAACGATTCAGAAGTACAGGCCGCACAAGCAGCCGCACAAGCGGCAATAGGCGAAGCTGTGGCGCTCAAGAGGTCTGTTCAGCAAATGGTTGACGACGAAGACGACGAGGGATCGAGAAAGAgacaaatgatgaaattatcgatGGGGAACAATATGgtcaatgatgatggatCACTCGTTGCGTTGGACGATACGCCAGATGATAAACTGCCTCGTGATGTCGCGGAGCAACTAAGACTTCTTTCGTCTCATTTTAAAGACGTCGAAGCTCATAACCTGAATAACCACAATGGGGACGCCGATGAAGAGGGGAAGATTGTGGTGAAGGACGATATCCCCGATGAGAACATTCAGCCAGAATTGAGAGGTCAATAG
- the MTG1 gene encoding putative GTPase MTG1 (similar to Saccharomyces cerevisiae MTG1 (YMR097C); ancestral locus Anc_2.463) has product MNKFIPRYEFPNYNIPKTDFKGHQLKALKKYNSLRPQLNLILELRDIRAPLSTRNVLIDQLIDPRIHRRLVIYTKKDLVQHNDDYLERLTRWHQEIDEDFILINGKQRQTVKNVLKCIKWYKKQLESRNNGLPLPTGYKVLVTGMPNVGKSTLINSLKASRKKVARTGAEAGITRSTSECIRITDEDNIYLIDTPGIGLPGRLHGATHRMLTLSLCGCVKSNLIDPVIQADYLLYLMNLQEGRFYPGAPTNDIYKLLNRIRISPTDKETSTAVKWLAQQRSGLIYDPEMLLDNTTFSLRNYLDKQRDLLGDFQPATSPSSPYAKMLQNVNQLFPKPNNS; this is encoded by the coding sequence atgaataAGTTCATACCAAGATATGAGTTCCCCAACTACAACATCCCCAAGACTGATTTTAAGGGGCATCagttgaaagctttgaagaagtacaacTCACTAAGACCCCAGTTAAACCTTATCCTAGAGCTGAGAGACATCCGAGCGCCCTTATCGACGCGTAATGTCCTGATAGACCAACTGATCGACCCTCGAATTCACCGCAGGCTAGTCATTTAcaccaagaaagatttagTACAACACAACGATGATTACTTGGAAAGACTGACGAGATGGCACCAAGAGATCGACGAAGATTTCATCTTGATCAACGGCAAACAACGTCAAACAGTAAAAAACGTCCTGAAATGCATCAAATGGTACAAGAAACAGCTCGAATCACGCAACAACGGCCTACCACTACCGACAGGTTACAAAGTACTAGTCACCGGGATGCCGAACGTTGGTAAATCAACGCTGATCAACTCGCTAAAAGCATCACGCAAGAAAGTCGCCCGAACGGGCGCAGAAGCTGGGATCACCAGAAGCACTAGCGAATGCATCAGGATCACCGACGAAGATAACATCTACCTTATTGACACCCCGGGAATCGGCCTACCGGGACGACTTCACGGCGCAACCCACCGTATGCTGACTCTGTCACTATGTGGATGCGTCAAGAGTAACCTGATCGACCCCGTGATCCAAGCAGACTACCTTTTGTACCTCATGAACCTGCAAGAAGGCCGCTTCTACCCGGGAGCTCCCACAAACGACATTTACAAGCTGCTTAACCGCATCCGCATAAGCCCCACAGACAAGGAAACTTCTACCGCTGTGAAATGGTTAGCTCAACAACGCTCCGGCCTGATCTACGACCCTGAGATGCTACTCGACAATACCACTTTTTCCTTGCGAAACTACCTCGACAAGCAACGAGACCTTCTGGGCGATTTCCAACCCGCCACGTCGCCAAGCTCTCCCTACGCCAAAATGCTGCAAAACGTTAACCAACTCTTCCCGAAGCCCAACAACAGTTAA
- the SBA1 gene encoding Hsp90 cochaperone SBA1 (similar to Saccharomyces cerevisiae SBA1 (YKL117W); ancestral locus Anc_2.455): MSASKTLTPEVLWAQRSSETDADENYLMITIGIPDCENPSVKIESDSLEFTAKSKGHVGDESSHQYHLHIDFFKEIIPDKTLHKIANGQHYFLKIFKKDLGLEYWPRLTKEKVKYSYIKTDFNKWVDEDEQQDAPPPAGFDMNDMMMNGNPDMEALKQQLAQGAGGMDLGAAGFPEELDDVGDEEEVLEEIEASK; the protein is encoded by the coding sequence ATGTCTGcttcaaaaactctaaCTCCCGAAGTGCTTTGGGCCCAAAGATCCAGCGAAACCGATGCTGATGAAAACTATTTGATGATCACAATTGGTATCCCAGACTGTGAGAATCCATCTGTAAAGATCGAATCTGATTCCCTAGAATTCACCGCCAAGTCAAAGGGTCATGTAGGCGATGAATCTTCTCACCAGTATCATTTGCACATCGATTTCTTTAAGGAAATTATACCCGACAAGACATTGCATAAGATCGCCAACGGTCAACattatttcttgaaaatattcaagaagGATTTGGGCTTGGAATACTGGCCACGTTTGACTAAAGAAAAGGTAAAATATTCATACATCAAGACGGACTTCAACAAATGGGTGGATGAGGACGAACAACAAGACGCTCCACCACCAGCTGGGTTCGATATGAACGATATGATGATGAACGGAAACCCAGATATGGAGGCCTTGAAACAACAGCTAGCACAAGGTGCTGGTGGTATGGACCTGGGTGCCGCAGGTTTCCCAGAAGAGCTTGATGATGTGggtgatgaggaagaagtaTTGGAGGAGATTGAGGCTAGTAAATAG
- the PRR1 gene encoding serine/threonine protein kinase PRR1 (similar to Saccharomyces cerevisiae PRR1 (YKL116C); ancestral locus Anc_2.457), whose protein sequence is MSTQGQENNPPAPRIRQEEFINGSAVENDQNDVPQEEQVTPLSLMIPSFESVAMLPTPMTYTPPASLPKSPKQMLVNPKRRGESNQAQRVDAGLQHRVISELFPLPDNAQQRVSSLPTVSETSSSNNFSLPAKSETVGPESADDESILTGYALDNLDVPLRWRKVRQIGSGNFSNVFLYKSIDKVTNPELRQVSVKRVKYPEELTNKRSVNEQLAKELLSRLESSLTRELAILRSLDHPCIVKLFGVNNPIFIKSKKPLRDLMLHDDRLPLCDMIMSYCSGGDLLMAATSCNGKLKLPLIQRLFAELVMAVQYLHDNNVIHRDIKLENVLLKFPLEVIIDMSDSPVYMKHNFIELADFGLCKKIEPGELCTARCGSEDYVSPEILMGVPYDGRLSDTWALGVILYGLLEDRLPFDPPPNASARQRNRATSHRIARYEWKWFRLHDKDLSAKEIVEHTLTRKSERWTINQIRESAFIKTTADILPF, encoded by the coding sequence ATGTCGACTCAAGGGCAGGAAAATAATCCACCGGCACCTCGAATTCGTCAGGAGGAGTTTATCAATGGAAGTGCTGTGGAGAATGACCAGAATGATGTACCCCAGGAAGAACAGGTTACTCCTTTATCCTTGATGATACCGTCTTTCGAGTCTGTGGCGATGTTGCCCACACCAATGACCTACACGCCGCCTGCCAGTTTGCCAAAATCTCCCAAGCAAATGCTCGTAAACCCTAAGAGGAGAGGTGAATCCAATCAAGCTCAAAGAGTTGATGCTGGACTACAACATCGTGTTATATCTGAGctgtttcctcttcctgATAATGCACAACAAAGAGTGAGCTCTTTACCAACCGTTAGCGAAACTTCCTCATCCAATAACTTTTCACTGCCTGCGAAGAGTGAAACTGTTGGGCCAGAAAGTGCTGATGACGAGTCAATTTTGACTGGATATGCCTTAGACAATCTGGATGTGCCGCTGAGATGGCGCAAAGTGAGACAGATAGGTTCGGGAAATTTTAGCAATGTGTTCCTCTACAAGTCTATCGATAAAGTGACTAATCCAGAATTGCGACAAGTATCGGTGAAGAGGGTCAAATATCCCGAAGAGTTGACGAACAAACGCTCTGTGAATGAGCAACTGGCGAAAGAACTACTCTCAAGATTAGAGAGCTCTTTGACTAGAGAGTTGGCTATCCTAAGAAGTTTAGATCATCCATGCATTGTTAAGTTATTCGGTGTGAATAATCCcatctttatcaaaagCAAGAAACCGCTGAGAGACTTGATGTTACACGATGACAGACTGCCGCTTTGTGACATGATTATGTCCTACTGCTCTGGTGGAGATCTTTTGATGGCGGCAACAAGTTGCAATGGGAAACTCAAATTACCGTTGATTCAGAGACTCTTCGCTGAACTTGTCATGGCAGTTCAGTATTTGCATGATAATAACGTCATTCACAGAGACATCAAGCTGGAGAATGTACTTCTCAAGTTCCCATTGGAGGTTATAATCGATATGAGCGACTCTCCAGTTTACATGAAACACAATTTTATAGAGTTAGCAGATTTTGGTCTCTGCAAGAAAATCGAGCCTGGTGAGTTATGCACCGCTAGATGTGGTTCTGAAGACTATGTGTCACCGGAAATTCTCATGGGTGTCCCATATGATGGCCGTCTGAGTGATACATGGGCGCTGGGTGTCATATTATATGGTCTCTTGGAAGATAGATTACCGTTCGACCCACCACCTAACGCTTCCGCAAGACAAAGAAACAGAGCCACATCTCACAGGATTGCACGCTACGAATGGAAGTGGTTTCGATTACATGATAAAGACCTTTCTGCCAAGGAGATCGTTGAGCATACTTTGACTAGAAAGAGTGAAAGATGGACGATTAATCAAATTAGAGAATCAGCTTTTATCAAGACAACTGCCGATATTCTACCTTTCTAA
- the RAD27 gene encoding multifunctional nuclease RAD27 (similar to Saccharomyces cerevisiae RAD27 (YKL113C); ancestral locus Anc_2.459), giving the protein MGIKGLNAIISEHVPTAVRKSDIKSFFGRKVAIDASMSLYQFLIAVRQQDGAQLSTETGETTSHLMGIFYRTLRMIDNGIKPCYVFDGKPPVMKSHELGKRSSRREETEKKLAEAIDQAEKMKQERRLVRVSKEHNDEAKQLLELMGVPYLTAPTEAEAQCAELAKKGKVYAAASEDMDTLCYRTPYLLRHLTFSEAKKEPIHEIDTETVLNGLGLTIEQFVDLGIMLGCDYCESIRGVGPVTALKLIKEHGSLEKIIEFVESDESNSKWKIPEDWPYKEARELFLNPDVIDGNEVNLKWSPPKEDELIDFLCNQKKFSEERVRSGIVRLKKGLKSGVQVRLDGFFQVVPKTKEQLAAAAAKAKASKANGKGKGKVNKRR; this is encoded by the coding sequence ATGGGTATCAAGGGTCTCAATGCTATAATATCTGAGCATGTCCCCACTGCAGTTCGTAAGAGTGATATAAAGAGTTTTTTCGGCCGTAAAGTTGCCATTGATGCTTCCATGTCGCTGTACCAGTTTCTCATCGCTGTGAGACAACAGGATGGTGCCCAATTGTCCACAGAGACAGGTGAAACCACTTCACACCTAATGGGGATCTTTTATCGGACGCTTAGAATGATCGACAATGGGATTAAACCGTGCTACGTCTTCGATGGTAAGCCTCCAGTGATGAAGTCGCATGAACTGGGCAAAAGAAGTTCTAGAAGAGAGGAAACTGAAAAGAAACTGGCAGAAGCCATTGACCAGGCGGAAAAGATGAAGCAAGAGAGAAGACTTGTAAGGGTCTCTAAAGAACATAATGATGAGGCAAAGCAGCTTCTCGAACTAATGGGGGTTCCATACCTCACGGCTCCAACCGAGGCAGAAGCTCAATGTGCCGAACTTGCAAAGAAGGGTAAAGTTTACGCTGCGGCCAGTGAAGATATGGATACTTTGTGTTACAGGACTCCATATTTACTAAGACATCTGACATTCTCCGAGGCAAAGAAGGAACCAATTCACGAGATTGACACAGAGACTGTGCTGAACGGTCTGGGTCTCACCATCGAGCAGTTCGTCGATCTAGGGATTATGCTTGGTTGTGATTACTGCGAAAGTATCAGAGGTGTAGGTCCAGTAACGGCcttgaaattgattaaGGAACATGGTTCTTTAGAGAAGATTATCGAATTTGTAGAGTCTGATGAATCTAATAGTAAATGGAAGATACCAGAGGATTGGCCTTACAAAGAGGCAAGAGAACTTTTCTTAAACCCTGATGTCATTGACGGTAACGAAGTAAATTTGAAATGGAGTCCACCaaaggaagatgaattAATCGATTTCCTTTGTaatcagaagaagtttAGTGAGGAAAGAGTTAGATCTGGGATTGTtagattgaagaaagggCTAAAATCAGGCGTACAAGTGCGACTAGATGGGTTCTTCCAAGTTGTCCCCAAGACTAAAGAACAGCTGGCAGCCGCAGCTGCCAAGGCCAAGGCTTCCAAGGCTAATGGTAAGGGGAAAGGCAAAGTGAACAAGAGGAGGTAA